Proteins from a genomic interval of Treponema succinifaciens DSM 2489:
- the nth gene encoding endonuclease III produces the protein MKLLTPQQISQVFLRFQKLNPSPETELVAPNAFCLLVSVVLSAQTTDKAVNKATESLYKVAYTPELMLALGEEKIRGFIKSIGLYKNKAKHVVGLSKMLVEKFNSQVPDNREDLESLPGVGRKTANVILNVVYHKPTMPVDTHLLRICPKIGLAQGSTPLEVERSLLERIPSEFMMHAHHWLILHGRYICTARSPKCAECPINDLCLHNENFTK, from the coding sequence TTGAAACTTTTAACTCCGCAGCAGATTTCGCAAGTCTTTCTGCGGTTTCAAAAATTGAATCCTTCTCCAGAAACTGAGCTTGTTGCTCCGAACGCTTTTTGTCTTTTGGTGAGCGTGGTTCTTTCCGCGCAGACTACGGATAAAGCCGTGAACAAAGCAACCGAGTCGCTTTATAAAGTCGCCTATACGCCTGAACTTATGCTTGCTCTTGGTGAAGAAAAAATAAGGGGCTTTATAAAGTCAATCGGGCTTTACAAGAACAAGGCAAAGCACGTTGTGGGCTTGAGCAAAATGCTTGTGGAAAAATTCAATTCGCAAGTTCCAGACAACAGGGAAGACCTTGAGTCATTGCCGGGCGTGGGAAGAAAAACCGCGAATGTTATTCTGAATGTTGTCTACCACAAGCCCACAATGCCGGTAGATACGCATCTGCTTAGAATCTGCCCCAAGATTGGACTTGCCCAAGGCTCAACTCCTCTTGAAGTTGAACGTTCCTTGCTTGAACGCATTCCCTCTGAATTTATGATGCACGCCCACCACTGGCTTATCTTGCACGGACGCTATATTTGCACAGCGAGAAGCCCCAAGTGCGCGGAATGCCCGATAAACGACCTGTGCCTTCACAACGAAAACTTTACCAAGTAA
- the metK gene encoding methionine adenosyltransferase produces the protein MSAVLSKNHYLFTSESVGEGHPDKVCDQISDGILDECLRQDPESHVACETFASQALILVGGELSTNAHIDVQKVAYNVVQRIGYTNPDYGLDCNSMAVLNMIHSQSSDINQGVLGKGLDEFKGQQGAGDQGMMFGFACKETPELMPAPIMFAHKLMRKSAELRKSGEVKWMRPDSKSQVTIEYEGHRPVRIDTVVISQQHDAGISYDEIKSTVMEKIIKPVLEPAGLLDSSTKYFINPTGQFIIGGPVGDTGLTGRKIIVDTYGGMGRHGGGAFSGKDPSKVDRSGAYMARYIAKNIVAADLAERCEVQLAYAIGVPFPVSVLVETFGTGIVPDCQIADAVKKVFDCTPAGITKTFNLKRPIYSKTASYGHFGNSEFPWEQTDKAALLKKEF, from the coding sequence ATGAGCGCTGTCTTATCGAAAAATCATTATTTATTTACTTCGGAATCCGTGGGGGAAGGTCACCCGGACAAAGTTTGCGACCAGATTTCAGATGGAATTCTTGATGAATGTCTGCGTCAGGATCCAGAAAGCCATGTTGCCTGCGAAACTTTTGCATCCCAGGCTCTTATTCTTGTAGGCGGTGAACTTTCTACAAATGCTCACATTGATGTTCAGAAAGTTGCATACAATGTTGTTCAGAGAATCGGCTACACAAATCCAGACTACGGCTTGGACTGCAATTCCATGGCTGTTCTTAATATGATTCATTCCCAGTCGTCGGATATAAATCAGGGAGTTTTAGGAAAAGGCCTTGATGAATTCAAAGGTCAGCAGGGCGCGGGAGATCAGGGAATGATGTTCGGCTTTGCCTGCAAGGAAACGCCTGAGCTTATGCCCGCTCCTATTATGTTTGCCCACAAGCTTATGAGAAAATCCGCAGAGCTAAGAAAAAGCGGCGAAGTCAAATGGATGCGCCCGGATTCAAAAAGCCAGGTTACAATTGAATATGAAGGCCACCGTCCTGTAAGAATTGACACTGTTGTTATAAGCCAGCAGCACGATGCGGGAATCAGCTATGACGAAATAAAATCCACTGTAATGGAAAAAATAATAAAGCCAGTTCTTGAGCCTGCAGGGCTTTTGGATTCCAGCACAAAGTATTTTATAAATCCTACAGGCCAGTTTATAATCGGTGGCCCTGTTGGAGACACTGGTCTTACAGGCAGAAAAATAATTGTTGATACTTACGGCGGAATGGGACGGCACGGCGGCGGAGCTTTCAGCGGAAAAGATCCTAGCAAGGTTGACCGTTCTGGAGCATACATGGCGCGCTACATTGCCAAGAACATTGTTGCCGCGGATTTGGCGGAACGATGCGAAGTTCAGCTTGCTTATGCGATTGGAGTTCCGTTCCCTGTTTCTGTTCTAGTTGAAACTTTTGGGACTGGAATTGTTCCTGACTGCCAGATTGCGGATGCTGTAAAAAAAGTTTTCGACTGCACTCCAGCTGGAATAACAAAGACATTCAACCTCAAGCGTCCTATTTATTCCAAGACAGCTTCTTACGGCCACTTTGGAAATTCAGAGTTTCCGTGGGAACAGACAGACAAAGCCGCGCTTCTAAAGAAAGAGTTCTAG
- a CDS encoding isoamylase early set domain-containing protein: MSLKKSYSKDKKTCNVTFSVSQEAAHGAEKVSIAGDFNSWSSTETPLKKGKDGSFSVKIPLEAGKEYQFRYLLDGKHWENDWAADKYIPAPFSHTDNSVVIC; the protein is encoded by the coding sequence ATGTCACTGAAAAAGTCTTATTCCAAAGACAAGAAAACTTGTAACGTAACTTTTTCTGTTTCTCAGGAAGCAGCACACGGCGCAGAAAAAGTTTCAATCGCAGGAGACTTTAACAGCTGGAGCAGCACAGAAACTCCGTTGAAAAAAGGCAAAGACGGTTCTTTCTCTGTAAAAATTCCTCTTGAAGCCGGAAAAGAATATCAGTTCCGCTATCTTCTTGACGGAAAGCACTGGGAAAATGACTGGGCGGCGGACAAGTACATTCCTGCTCCATTCTCACACACAGATAATTCTGTTGTAATCTGCTAA
- a CDS encoding aldo/keto reductase gives MDLKGIYTADTRRYDDSQALYNRCGKSGILLPKVSLGFWHNFGGNDSYERSRKITHFAFDHGINHFDLANNYGPPYGSAEETMGSLIKDDFRPYRDELFISTKAGYDMWEGPYGNWGSRKYLTASLDQSLKRMNLEYVDLFYSHRYDPDTPLEETLQAMADIVKQGKALYLGLSRWPLEALKFADKYLRERDVPLLIYQGRLNLLDRSPKEEGILDYCAEHGIGFISFSPLAQGLLTDRYLNGIPSDSRMAKEHFLKSKDLTPELLKKLKAWNEQAGKRNETLAEMALSWILSQKGVTSVLVGASSTEQLEKNMKCVHAEPFSSEM, from the coding sequence ATGGACTTAAAAGGAATCTATACAGCAGACACCCGCCGCTATGATGACTCCCAAGCTTTATACAATAGATGCGGAAAAAGCGGAATTCTCTTGCCCAAAGTAAGCCTAGGATTTTGGCACAACTTCGGCGGAAACGACTCTTATGAACGCAGCCGGAAAATCACACACTTTGCGTTTGACCACGGAATAAATCATTTTGACCTTGCAAACAACTACGGTCCTCCTTATGGCAGCGCAGAAGAAACAATGGGCAGTCTCATAAAAGACGACTTTCGACCTTACCGCGATGAACTTTTTATTTCAACAAAAGCCGGCTATGATATGTGGGAGGGGCCTTACGGAAACTGGGGTTCGCGCAAGTATCTTACAGCAAGCCTTGACCAAAGCTTAAAGCGCATGAATCTTGAATATGTAGACTTATTCTACAGCCACCGCTACGATCCGGACACACCTTTGGAAGAAACTTTGCAGGCAATGGCGGATATTGTAAAGCAAGGAAAAGCCCTTTATCTGGGTTTAAGCCGCTGGCCGCTTGAAGCATTGAAATTCGCCGACAAATATCTTCGCGAACGGGATGTTCCGCTTCTTATTTATCAGGGCAGACTGAATCTTCTTGACCGCTCTCCGAAAGAGGAAGGCATTCTTGACTACTGCGCCGAGCATGGAATTGGATTCATTTCATTTTCTCCACTGGCGCAAGGCTTGCTTACAGACCGCTACCTTAACGGAATTCCTTCTGACAGCAGAATGGCAAAGGAACATTTTCTAAAAAGCAAGGACTTGACTCCAGAACTTCTGAAAAAACTAAAGGCATGGAATGAGCAGGCAGGCAAACGCAATGAAACTCTTGCAGAAATGGCTTTGTCCTGGATTCTTAGCCAGAAAGGTGTAACAAGCGTGCTGGTTGGTGCAAGTTCCACAGAGCAACTTGAAAAAAACATGAAATGTGTTCACGCCGAACCGTTCAGCAGTGAAATGTAA
- a CDS encoding ATP-binding cassette domain-containing protein, which yields MEKDLIRIDKCQVRKGGSVLIPRIDWTMKEGEAWLVTGPNGGGKADFIKALYGSLEFYPEQGGSFYSEFAKSTAVVSLEEAAKLIEEERERDESEYLDKIDIGRTGREYIYEVIGGAKNKSEPLAKDAYKLETFPQVKLCGVEKILDRGLRFMSTGEIRRTLLCRSLLSGAKLLVLSDPFAGLDAESRSILMEFFNMILKRQTENSGTDFPRIILCMERFTEIPEKINRVLEFSDKKISFCASRSEYENLLEARNAEKKSVREKERQEFLCELKRIRSESNAALETEEFSEVPESLIKFEDVNVGWDDHKVLVNLNWEVKKGEHFLVRGPNGSGKTTIMELITGDNMQVFREKVYLFGSRRGSGESIWDIKKHLGIVSYRLHVEYRMVGGTDLQSVIVSGFKDSIGLYEPATDFELAMANAWLKLAGFSGREKESFGSLSYGEQRAILILRAAVKSPRVLILDEPCHGLDENYRGKILDLLETVAETGTTTLLHVTHEPSEVLACEKNILELCPGQSPMYKILHK from the coding sequence ATGGAAAAAGATTTGATTCGCATTGATAAATGCCAGGTAAGAAAAGGCGGCTCTGTTTTAATTCCGCGGATTGACTGGACAATGAAAGAGGGCGAAGCCTGGCTTGTTACAGGTCCTAACGGCGGCGGAAAGGCTGACTTTATAAAAGCGTTGTATGGCTCTTTGGAATTCTATCCGGAACAGGGAGGCTCGTTCTATTCTGAATTTGCAAAAAGCACGGCTGTAGTTTCACTTGAAGAAGCCGCAAAGTTAATAGAAGAAGAACGAGAGAGGGACGAAAGCGAATACTTGGACAAAATAGACATAGGAAGAACCGGCCGTGAATATATTTACGAAGTGATTGGCGGTGCAAAAAATAAATCAGAGCCTCTTGCAAAGGACGCATATAAGCTTGAAACATTTCCGCAGGTAAAACTTTGCGGCGTGGAAAAAATTCTTGACCGCGGACTTCGCTTTATGTCTACCGGGGAAATAAGGCGCACGCTTTTGTGCCGTTCACTTTTGTCTGGAGCCAAACTGCTTGTCTTGAGCGATCCTTTTGCGGGGCTTGATGCCGAATCACGTTCAATTCTAATGGAATTTTTCAACATGATTTTAAAGCGGCAGACTGAAAATTCCGGAACAGATTTTCCGCGCATAATTTTGTGTATGGAGCGGTTTACTGAAATTCCTGAAAAAATAAACCGCGTGCTTGAGTTTTCAGATAAAAAAATTTCCTTCTGCGCAAGCCGTTCTGAATACGAAAATCTCCTTGAAGCTAGAAACGCAGAAAAAAAATCAGTCCGTGAAAAAGAAAGGCAGGAATTTCTTTGCGAGCTAAAAAGAATCCGCAGTGAAAGCAACGCCGCCTTGGAAACAGAGGAATTTTCCGAAGTGCCGGAAAGTCTCATAAAATTCGAGGATGTGAATGTTGGCTGGGACGACCACAAGGTTCTTGTAAACTTAAACTGGGAGGTTAAAAAAGGTGAGCATTTTCTTGTAAGAGGACCAAACGGCTCTGGAAAAACCACAATCATGGAACTTATAACGGGCGACAATATGCAAGTGTTCCGCGAAAAAGTCTACTTATTTGGAAGCCGGCGCGGTTCAGGCGAATCAATTTGGGACATAAAAAAACATCTTGGAATTGTAAGCTACAGGCTTCATGTGGAATACAGAATGGTTGGTGGAACTGATTTGCAGAGTGTGATTGTAAGCGGATTCAAAGACAGCATTGGACTTTACGAGCCTGCCACGGATTTTGAACTTGCAATGGCAAATGCTTGGCTTAAACTTGCAGGATTTTCCGGTCGCGAAAAGGAATCGTTTGGCTCTTTAAGCTACGGAGAGCAGCGCGCAATTCTGATTCTTAGAGCCGCAGTAAAGTCGCCTCGTGTTCTTATTTTGGATGAGCCTTGCCACGGACTTGACGAAAACTACCGCGGAAAAATCCTAGACCTTCTTGAAACCGTTGCGGAAACAGGAACAACAACGCTCCTGCATGTAACCCACGAGCCTTCAGAAGTCCTTGCTTGCGAAAAAAACATACTAGAGCTTTGCCCCGGCCAATCCCCAATGTATAAGATTTTGCATAAATAG
- a CDS encoding LysR substrate-binding domain-containing protein has product MDFFELKAFVSVAKNLHFARAANEINLSPSALSRLISRLEEETGAELFDRRSKDIFLTEKGRKFLGFASKCVEEKENLVNEFSQIKDSVCGTLHVYASVTACYTIMPPFIKKLSAKYPAVHLSVETGDPAGAVSAVREGRAELAVAAIPDERSAFFDCISVCRSPLVFAAALNGPYVDVQGSPQDIVSTVPLILPKAGLARKRFDSWIKSRNVHPEVAAETEGNEAVMALAALGLGIGLVPKIVLENGPYKEGFVSHNAGNALGFYDIGFIQKAKITGSESARKIRIAVNEILHSQA; this is encoded by the coding sequence ATGGATTTTTTTGAGCTTAAGGCTTTTGTTTCCGTGGCGAAGAATCTGCATTTTGCTCGTGCCGCAAATGAAATCAATTTAAGTCCTTCCGCATTAAGCCGGCTTATTTCAAGGCTGGAAGAAGAGACAGGCGCGGAGCTTTTTGACAGAAGAAGCAAGGATATATTTCTTACAGAAAAAGGTAGGAAATTTCTTGGATTTGCTTCAAAGTGTGTGGAAGAAAAAGAGAATCTTGTAAATGAATTTTCGCAGATAAAGGACAGTGTTTGTGGAACTCTTCATGTTTATGCTAGCGTTACAGCGTGCTACACGATAATGCCTCCGTTCATAAAGAAGCTTTCTGCAAAGTATCCGGCGGTTCATCTTTCCGTGGAAACAGGAGATCCTGCCGGGGCTGTGAGCGCGGTAAGGGAAGGTAGGGCTGAACTTGCGGTTGCGGCGATTCCAGATGAACGGTCTGCTTTTTTTGACTGCATTTCCGTGTGCCGAAGTCCTCTTGTGTTTGCCGCCGCTTTGAACGGTCCTTATGTTGACGTGCAGGGAAGTCCGCAGGACATAGTTTCCACAGTGCCTTTGATTTTGCCCAAAGCCGGACTTGCTCGCAAAAGATTCGATTCCTGGATAAAAAGCCGAAATGTTCATCCGGAGGTTGCCGCGGAAACAGAAGGAAACGAAGCTGTAATGGCTCTTGCCGCTCTTGGACTTGGAATAGGACTTGTTCCGAAGATTGTCCTTGAAAACGGACCGTACAAAGAAGGCTTTGTGTCGCATAACGCAGGAAACGCGCTGGGATTTTATGACATAGGTTTTATTCAAAAGGCAAAAATTACAGGAAGTGAAAGCGCAAGAAAAATCCGCATTGCAGTAAATGAAATATTGCATTCGCAGGCATAG
- a CDS encoding ISAs1 family transposase — MVKFPLGGIMLLRESLEEIDDFRVKRCRKFELADIFLLVLFGLLSGIKDIEHIAEWAEEAEESIKGLVKFEFGPPSADTILRVFRNVNADKIEKVFIKWAHGIYEKVKIEPDRTIVAIDGKTMCGSNKVTGAKGIHIVSAWADELSLILGQVKTDEKSNEITAIPELLELIDIRGMIITIDAMGCQKKICEKIKEKKADYVLSLKGNQSTTHEAVKDFFSMDEKELAKYGVIKSEKECNPDHGRIENRQYYLCTNLSWLENKDEWPGLKAVAMAREERTVNGKTSTDIRFFLTSLDNIELVKKSIRLHWGIENRLHWCLDMTFNEDYKRHRKDHSPENMTVMRRLALNILRQAEKPENKKQDSLSKRTIWFRENRQFRQTVLRLL, encoded by the coding sequence ATGGTAAAATTCCCCTTGGGTGGAATTATGCTTTTAAGAGAAAGTCTGGAAGAAATAGACGATTTTAGAGTAAAAAGGTGCAGGAAGTTTGAACTGGCTGATATTTTCCTGCTGGTTTTGTTCGGGCTGCTAAGCGGCATCAAGGACATTGAGCACATAGCTGAATGGGCGGAGGAAGCGGAAGAGTCCATCAAGGGGCTGGTGAAGTTTGAGTTCGGTCCGCCAAGTGCCGACACAATTCTCCGGGTTTTCAGAAATGTGAACGCAGATAAAATCGAGAAAGTTTTTATAAAGTGGGCTCATGGAATTTACGAGAAAGTAAAAATTGAACCGGACAGAACAATTGTTGCCATCGACGGAAAGACGATGTGCGGCTCAAACAAGGTCACGGGAGCAAAGGGAATTCACATTGTAAGTGCATGGGCAGATGAACTGTCCCTCATTCTTGGGCAGGTAAAGACAGATGAAAAGTCAAATGAAATCACTGCAATTCCTGAGCTTCTGGAACTGATTGATATAAGGGGAATGATAATCACAATCGATGCAATGGGCTGCCAGAAAAAAATCTGCGAGAAAATTAAGGAAAAAAAAGCAGACTATGTTCTTTCTTTGAAAGGAAATCAAAGCACGACACACGAAGCCGTAAAAGACTTTTTCTCTATGGATGAAAAGGAGCTTGCAAAATACGGAGTTATAAAAAGCGAAAAGGAATGTAATCCTGACCATGGACGAATTGAAAACAGGCAGTATTACCTGTGCACGAACCTGTCGTGGCTGGAGAATAAAGATGAGTGGCCGGGACTTAAGGCTGTTGCCATGGCACGGGAAGAACGGACTGTAAATGGAAAAACTTCCACAGACATCAGGTTTTTTCTAACTTCACTTGATAACATTGAACTTGTGAAAAAATCAATTCGACTACACTGGGGAATTGAAAACCGCCTTCACTGGTGTCTTGATATGACTTTCAATGAGGACTACAAAAGGCACCGAAAGGATCATAGTCCGGAAAACATGACAGTTATGCGCCGGCTTGCATTAAATATCTTACGCCAAGCAGAAAAACCGGAGAATAAAAAACAGGACAGTTTAAGCAAGCGCACGATCTGGTTTCGGGAAAACCGCCAGTTCCGCCAAACGGTTTTAAGGCTCCTTTAA
- a CDS encoding polyprenyl synthetase family protein has protein sequence MNKHFLAHLEQIESSIKNFLPLEANSEWKKFSFGNENIDSKHIFPLIETTRSLVDLGGKRWRPLLLVLCARACAKDKEKSQEAAYLLAPLVEFVHTASLIHDDIEDSSPVRRGKPAAYITYGIDTAINAGSWLYFEAPLCIEKLNCSIELKNRLYSNYLMELRRLHLGQAMDIAWHRDNTKVPSVQEYLKMVKGKTGTLASLAAKTGTLASNADEETVKKAGIIASEIGAGFQIIDDVINLTTGNPGKKRGDDIVEGKKSLPVLTFFEQNKKNPQKTQELSQCFIQASKEGIESPAVEKAITLMEQNSSIEIAKKKGIELIFNGGNSFIKLFGKDNEDAILIKELFISMIPKELMGAENKDA, from the coding sequence ATGAATAAGCATTTTTTGGCGCATTTGGAACAGATTGAGTCTTCTATAAAAAACTTTCTTCCGCTTGAAGCAAACAGCGAATGGAAAAAATTTTCATTTGGAAACGAAAACATAGACTCCAAGCACATTTTTCCGCTTATAGAAACAACTCGCTCTTTGGTGGATTTGGGCGGAAAAAGATGGCGGCCGTTACTTTTGGTTTTATGCGCGCGTGCTTGTGCCAAAGATAAAGAAAAATCGCAGGAAGCAGCATATTTGCTCGCTCCTCTTGTTGAATTTGTGCATACTGCAAGCCTTATCCATGACGATATTGAAGACAGTTCTCCTGTCCGCCGCGGAAAACCAGCCGCATACATAACTTATGGAATCGACACTGCAATAAACGCAGGCTCATGGCTATATTTTGAAGCTCCGCTCTGCATAGAGAAATTAAATTGCTCTATAGAGCTTAAAAATAGGCTTTACAGCAACTATCTTATGGAGCTTAGACGGCTTCATTTAGGGCAGGCAATGGACATAGCTTGGCACAGGGACAATACAAAAGTTCCTTCCGTACAGGAATATCTTAAAATGGTAAAAGGCAAAACCGGAACATTGGCTTCTCTTGCCGCAAAGACAGGAACTCTTGCTTCCAACGCAGACGAAGAAACTGTAAAAAAAGCCGGAATTATAGCTTCTGAAATTGGAGCCGGATTCCAGATTATTGACGATGTTATAAATCTTACAACAGGAAATCCCGGAAAAAAGCGTGGCGACGACATCGTTGAGGGCAAAAAATCGCTTCCAGTCCTTACATTTTTTGAGCAGAACAAGAAAAATCCGCAAAAAACTCAGGAGCTTAGCCAGTGCTTTATTCAGGCTTCAAAAGAAGGAATTGAAAGTCCGGCTGTGGAAAAAGCAATCACCCTTATGGAGCAAAATTCTTCTATTGAAATAGCAAAGAAAAAAGGAATCGAGCTTATTTTTAACGGCGGAAACTCTTTTATTAAGCTTTTCGGAAAAGACAACGAGGATGCGATTCTTATAAAAGAGCTTTTTATTTCGATGATTCCAAAAGAACTTATGGGAGCAGAAAACAAAGATGCTTGA
- a CDS encoding tetratricopeptide repeat protein: MLENSEKLNNQAVHLASKGEYEDAIACLKRAITVENSNYLLWFNLGLTYHDAGNISLAKAAMEHAYRINPYDEDTLDSLASFCVSAKTFDEAILYCAKGLELNPVNPHYWNTSGVIRFQQGDYLEAAEFFEHAVSLSPHYYDALFNLRDTYQELNNQAGVQECNRMLESIKKAE, from the coding sequence ATGCTTGAAAACAGCGAAAAACTAAATAATCAGGCAGTTCATCTTGCCTCAAAAGGTGAATACGAGGATGCTATTGCCTGCTTAAAGCGCGCAATAACTGTAGAAAATTCAAATTATCTTTTATGGTTCAATCTGGGACTTACTTACCATGACGCAGGAAACATTTCACTTGCAAAAGCCGCAATGGAACACGCTTATAGAATAAATCCCTACGACGAAGACACATTGGACAGCCTTGCTTCATTTTGTGTTTCTGCAAAGACATTCGATGAGGCAATTTTGTACTGCGCAAAAGGCCTTGAGCTAAATCCAGTGAATCCTCATTACTGGAACACAAGCGGAGTCATAAGATTTCAGCAGGGAGATTATTTGGAAGCCGCAGAATTTTTTGAGCATGCGGTTTCGCTTAGTCCGCATTATTACGATGCCCTGTTCAACCTGCGCGACACTTACCAAGAACTGAACAACCAAGCCGGCGTCCAGGAATGCAATAGGATGCTTGAATCAATAAAAAAAGCTGAATAA
- a CDS encoding SoxR reducing system RseC family protein → MTEKALIMSITENKILAARFEKEECTSCSAGCAKRNHAFEIANPQNMKISSGSIVIIGANKKVQAAQGIVSLFIPFLCAIAGYFSASPIMSFFGKSISNDGKAVFVLLFLLLSSTLVFAVTRKVPIPGKPEIIEVL, encoded by the coding sequence ATGACCGAAAAAGCTCTTATAATGTCGATAACTGAAAACAAAATTCTTGCCGCAAGATTTGAAAAAGAAGAATGCACAAGCTGCTCAGCCGGATGTGCCAAACGAAACCATGCATTTGAAATTGCAAATCCGCAGAACATGAAAATTTCAAGCGGCTCTATTGTAATCATCGGAGCGAACAAAAAAGTGCAGGCAGCTCAGGGAATCGTTTCGCTTTTTATTCCGTTTTTATGCGCAATCGCAGGATATTTTTCAGCCTCGCCTATAATGAGTTTTTTTGGCAAATCGATTTCAAACGACGGAAAAGCTGTGTTTGTGCTTTTATTTCTTCTTTTGTCTTCCACATTAGTTTTTGCAGTTACACGGAAAGTTCCAATCCCCGGCAAGCCTGAAATAATCGAAGTTCTGTAA
- the lptC gene encoding LPS export ABC transporter periplasmic protein LptC, which yields MSKAVLLLLLLAFSSCSLKYDENPSGTDSSPELEFKDADYKKYEDNKLSTQIQAQTLEQYKDSSTYAKNARFKTWNSGGDLLTEGYCALLGINSDTKIYTLFNEIFIDSIEQNFKINAESLKWNSETKQMVSTKDGNVKLTRSDIEIQGSGFSASGASKSFEFTNPVTGTITTDDNESNGEDFSEE from the coding sequence ATGTCCAAAGCCGTTCTTTTACTTTTGCTCCTTGCATTTTCCTCCTGTTCCTTAAAATACGATGAAAATCCCAGCGGAACAGATTCTTCCCCGGAACTTGAATTTAAAGACGCCGACTATAAAAAATACGAAGATAACAAACTTTCAACACAAATTCAGGCGCAGACTCTTGAGCAGTACAAGGACAGTTCAACTTATGCAAAAAATGCAAGATTTAAAACTTGGAATTCAGGCGGCGACCTTTTAACTGAAGGATATTGCGCTTTGCTTGGAATCAACAGCGACACAAAAATCTACACGCTGTTCAACGAAATTTTCATAGACAGCATAGAGCAGAATTTCAAGATAAACGCGGAAAGCCTAAAATGGAATTCAGAAACAAAGCAGATGGTTTCCACAAAAGACGGAAATGTAAAGCTCACCAGAAGCGACATTGAAATTCAGGGAAGCGGATTTTCTGCGAGCGGCGCGTCAAAAAGCTTTGAGTTTACAAATCCTGTAACAGGAACAATTACAACTGACGACAATGAATCAAACGGAGAAGATTTCAGTGAAGAGTAA
- a CDS encoding LptA/OstA family protein: protein MKSKKFILFYIILLIFSITANTEQITFSADSMTGKAGSKNSTTILKGNAKVKTESMEISAETIELSGKNFRRITASGNVIGKNTESKMDFTCERMKYDRQTKIAVLEQNVELSDIENGVNAKAELIEYDQKKETAIMQIQVNLTQKKNVCTSAYAIYSKNEQTLEMSGNPKIVQNGDTFRAQVILLDMETQEITLTGRVKGSVSTAESSKPEQKNSAEPKTESSENEEEKEEIPEEQNGIPE, encoded by the coding sequence GTGAAGAGTAAAAAATTTATTTTGTTCTATATAATATTGCTGATTTTTTCTATTACGGCAAACACGGAGCAGATAACGTTCAGTGCGGATTCAATGACAGGAAAAGCCGGAAGCAAAAACAGCACAACAATTCTAAAAGGCAACGCAAAAGTAAAAACTGAAAGCATGGAAATTTCTGCGGAAACAATAGAACTTTCCGGAAAAAATTTCAGGCGGATAACAGCAAGCGGAAATGTTATAGGTAAAAACACAGAAAGCAAAATGGATTTTACCTGCGAAAGAATGAAATACGACAGGCAGACAAAAATCGCGGTTCTGGAGCAAAATGTTGAGCTTTCGGACATAGAAAACGGAGTAAACGCAAAAGCTGAGCTTATTGAATACGACCAAAAAAAAGAAACCGCCATCATGCAGATTCAAGTGAATTTGACGCAAAAGAAAAATGTCTGCACTTCCGCCTATGCAATCTACAGCAAAAACGAGCAGACTTTGGAGATGAGCGGAAATCCGAAGATTGTGCAGAACGGAGACACTTTCCGCGCGCAGGTAATTCTTCTTGATATGGAAACTCAGGAAATAACGCTCACAGGAAGAGTAAAAGGCTCTGTTTCCACTGCGGAATCAAGCAAGCCGGAGCAAAAAAATTCCGCCGAGCCAAAAACAGAAAGCAGCGAAAACGAGGAAGAAAAAGAAGAAATCCCGGAGGAGCAAAATGGAATCCCAGAATAA